One stretch of Theropithecus gelada isolate Dixy chromosome 12, Tgel_1.0, whole genome shotgun sequence DNA includes these proteins:
- the LOC112636274 gene encoding mitochondrial chaperone BCS1 isoform X1, with protein sequence MPLSDFILALKDNPYFGAGFGLVGVGTALALARKGAQLGLVAFRRHYMITLEVPARDRSYAWLLSWLTRHSTRTQHLSVETSYLQHESGRISTKFEFVPSPGNHFIWYRGKWIRVERSREMQMIDLQTGTPWESVTFTALGTDRKVFFNILEEARELALQQEEGKTVMYTAVGSEWRPFGYPRRRRPLNSVVLQQGLADRIVRDVQEFIDNPKWYTDRGIPYRRGYLLYGPPGCGKSSFITALAGELEHSICLLSLTDSSLSDDRLNHLLSVAPQQSLVLLEDVDAAFLSRDLAVENPVKYQGLGRLTFSGLLNALDGVASTEARIVFMTTNHVDRLDPALIRPGRVDLKEYVGYCSHWQLSQMFQRFYPGQAPSLAEDFAERVLQATTQISPAQVQGYFMLYKNDPVGAIHNAESLRR encoded by the exons ATGCCACTTTCAGACTTTATTCTGGCCCTGAAGGACAATCCCTACTTTGGGGCTGGATTTGGGCTGGTGGGTGTGGGCACAGCCCTGGCCTTGGCCCGGAAGGGTGCccaactgggcctggtggcattcCGGCGCCATTACATGATCACACTGGAAGTCCCTGCTCGAGACAGGAGCTATGCCTGGTTGCTTAGCTGGCTCACCCGCCACAGTACCCGTACTCAGCACCTCAGTGTCGAGACTTCGTACCTTCAGCATGAGAGCGGCCGCATTTCCACTAAGTTTGAATTTGTCCCCAGCCCTGGAAACCACTTTATCTG GTATCGGGGGAAATGGATCCGGGTAGAACGAAGTCGAGAGATGCAGATGATAGACTTGCAGACGGGAACTCCTTGGGAATCTGTCACCTTCACGGCCCTGGGCACTGACCGAAAGGTTTTCTTCAACATCCTGGAGGAAG CTCGAGAGCTAGCCTTGcagcaggaggaagggaagacCGTGATGTACACAGCTGTGGGCTCTGAATGGCGTCCCTTTGGCTATCCACGCCGCCGGCGACCACTGAATTCTGTGGTTCTACAACAGGGTCTGGCTGACCGAATTGTCAGAGATGTCCAGGAATTCATCGATAACCCCAAGTGGTACACTGACAGAG GCATTCCCTACAGACGTGGCTACCTGCTTTATGGGCCCCCTGGTTGCGGAAAGAGCAGTTTTAT CACAGCCCTGGCTGGGGAACTGGAGCACAGCATCTGCCTGCTGAGCCTCACGGACTCTAGCCTCTCTGATGACCGGCTCAACCACCTGCTGAGCGTGGCCCCGCAGCAGAGCCTGGTGCTCCTGGAGGATGTGGATGCTGCTTTTCTCAGTCGAGACTTGGCTGTGGAGA ACCCAGTCAAGTACCAAGGCCTAGGTCGCCTCACCTTCAGTGGACTGCTCAATGCCTTGGATGGTGTGGCTTCCACTGAGGCCCGCATTGTGTTCATGACCACCAACCACGTTGACAG GCTGGACCCCGCCCTGATACGCCCTGGGCGAGTGGACCTGAAGGAGTATGTGGGCTACTGCTCACACTGGCAGCTGTCCCAGATGTTCCAGAGGTTCTATCCAGGGCAGGCACCTTCCTTAGCTGAGGACTTTGCAGAACGTGTCCTTCAAGCTACAACCCAGATCAGTCCTGCCCAGGTGCAGGGCTACTTCATGCTGTATAAAAATGACCCTGTGGGGGCAATTCACAATGCTGAGTCTCTGAGGAGGTGA
- the LOC112636274 gene encoding mitochondrial chaperone BCS1 isoform X2 yields MQMIDLQTGTPWESVTFTALGTDRKVFFNILEEARELALQQEEGKTVMYTAVGSEWRPFGYPRRRRPLNSVVLQQGLADRIVRDVQEFIDNPKWYTDRGIPYRRGYLLYGPPGCGKSSFITALAGELEHSICLLSLTDSSLSDDRLNHLLSVAPQQSLVLLEDVDAAFLSRDLAVENPVKYQGLGRLTFSGLLNALDGVASTEARIVFMTTNHVDRLDPALIRPGRVDLKEYVGYCSHWQLSQMFQRFYPGQAPSLAEDFAERVLQATTQISPAQVQGYFMLYKNDPVGAIHNAESLRR; encoded by the exons ATGCAGATGATAGACTTGCAGACGGGAACTCCTTGGGAATCTGTCACCTTCACGGCCCTGGGCACTGACCGAAAGGTTTTCTTCAACATCCTGGAGGAAG CTCGAGAGCTAGCCTTGcagcaggaggaagggaagacCGTGATGTACACAGCTGTGGGCTCTGAATGGCGTCCCTTTGGCTATCCACGCCGCCGGCGACCACTGAATTCTGTGGTTCTACAACAGGGTCTGGCTGACCGAATTGTCAGAGATGTCCAGGAATTCATCGATAACCCCAAGTGGTACACTGACAGAG GCATTCCCTACAGACGTGGCTACCTGCTTTATGGGCCCCCTGGTTGCGGAAAGAGCAGTTTTAT CACAGCCCTGGCTGGGGAACTGGAGCACAGCATCTGCCTGCTGAGCCTCACGGACTCTAGCCTCTCTGATGACCGGCTCAACCACCTGCTGAGCGTGGCCCCGCAGCAGAGCCTGGTGCTCCTGGAGGATGTGGATGCTGCTTTTCTCAGTCGAGACTTGGCTGTGGAGA ACCCAGTCAAGTACCAAGGCCTAGGTCGCCTCACCTTCAGTGGACTGCTCAATGCCTTGGATGGTGTGGCTTCCACTGAGGCCCGCATTGTGTTCATGACCACCAACCACGTTGACAG GCTGGACCCCGCCCTGATACGCCCTGGGCGAGTGGACCTGAAGGAGTATGTGGGCTACTGCTCACACTGGCAGCTGTCCCAGATGTTCCAGAGGTTCTATCCAGGGCAGGCACCTTCCTTAGCTGAGGACTTTGCAGAACGTGTCCTTCAAGCTACAACCCAGATCAGTCCTGCCCAGGTGCAGGGCTACTTCATGCTGTATAAAAATGACCCTGTGGGGGCAATTCACAATGCTGAGTCTCTGAGGAGGTGA
- the RNF25 gene encoding E3 ubiquitin-protein ligase RNF25 — protein MAASASAAAGEEDWVLPSEVEVLESIYLDELQVIKGNGRTSPWEIYITLHPATAEDQDSQYVCFTLVLQVPAEYPHEVPQISIRNPRGLSDEQIHTILQALGHVAKAGLGAAMLYELIEKGKEILTDNNIPHGQCVICLYGFQEKEAFTKTPCYHYFHCHCLARYIQHMEQELKAQGQEQEQERQHAATKQKEVGVQCPVCREPLVYDLASLKAAPEPQQPMELYQPSAESLRQQEERKRLYQRQQERGGIIDLEAERNRYFISLQQPPTPAEPESAVDVSKGSQPPSTLAAELSTSSAVQSTLPTPLPVATHYMCEKIPGAGSNQQRLGETQKAMLDPPKPSRGPWRQPERRHPKGGECHAPKGTRDTQELPPPEGPLKEPMDLKPEPHSQGVEGPPQEKGPGSWQGPPSRRTRDCVRWERSKGRTPGSSYPRLPRGQGAYRPGTRREPLGLESEDGS, from the exons ATGGCGGCGTCTGCGTCTGCAGCTGCAGGGGAGGAGGACTG GGTCCTTCCCTCTGAAGTTGAAGTGTTGGAGTCCATCTATCTGGATGAACTACAGGTGATTAAAGGAAATGGCAG AACTTCACCGTGGGAGATCTACATCACTTTGCATCCTGCCACTGCAGAGGACCAGGATTCACAGTATGTCTGCTTCACTCTGGTGCTTCAGGTCCCAGCAGAG TATCCCCATGAGGTGCCACAGATCTCTATCCGAAATCCCCGAGGACTTTCAGATGAACAGATCCACAC GATCTTACAAGCGCTGGGCCATGTGGCCAAGGCCGGGCTGGGCGCAGCGATGCTCTATGAACTCATTGAG aaagggaaggaaattctcACAGATAACAACATCCCTCATGGCCAGTGTGTCATCTGCCTCTATGGTTTCCAG GAGAAGGAGGCCTTTACCAAAACACCCTGTTACCACTACTTCCACTGCCACTGCCTTGCTCGGTACATCCAGCACATGGAGCAAGAGCTGAAGGCACAAGGACAGGAGCAGGAACAGGAACGGCAGCATGCTGCAACCAAACAG aaggAAGTCGGTGTGCAGTGTCCAGTGTGCAGAGAGCCCCTCGTTTATGATCTTGCCTCGCTGAAAGCAGCCCCTGAACCCCAACAGCCCATG GAGCTGTACCAGCCCAGTGCAGAGAGCTTGCGCCAGCAAGAAGAACGCAAGCGGCTCTACCAGAGGCAGCAGGAACGGGGGGGAATCATTGACCTTGAGGCTGAGCGAAACCGTTACTTCATCAGCCTTCAGCAG CCTCCTACCCCTGCGGAACCTGAGTCAGCTGTAGATGTCTCCAAAGGATCCCAACCACCCAGCACCCTTGCAGCAGAACTGTCCACCTCATCAGCTGTCCAGTCCACCTTGCCAACTCCTCTGCCTGTGGCAACCCACTACATGTGTGAGAAGATTCCAGGGGCTGGGTCAAATCAGCAAAGGTTGGGCGAAACCCAGAAAGCTATGCTAGATCCCCCCAAGCCCAGTCGAGGTCCCTGGCGACAGCCCGAACGGAGGCACCCAAAGGGAGGGGAGTGCCACGCCCCTAAAGGTACCCGTGACACCCAGGAACTGCCACCTCCTGAGGGGCCCCTCAAGGAGCCCATGGACCTAAAGCCAGAACCCCATAGCCAAGGAGTTGAAGGTCCTCCACAAGAGAAGGGGCCTGGCAGCTGGCAGGGCCCCCCATCCCGCAGGACTCGGGACTGTGTTCGCTGGGAGCGCTCTAAAGGCCGGACACCGGGTTCTTCCTACCCCCGCCTGCCTCGGGGCCAGGGAGCATACCGGCCTGGTACTCGGAGGGAGCCCCTGGGCCTGGAATCTGAGGATGGTTCCTAG